In Pseudomonas sp. MM213, a genomic segment contains:
- a CDS encoding agmatine deiminase family protein: MSTRREFIKQVSVVAGMGAVASIGFGLAPLSAHAATQVGWRMPDEGDRHEQAFIAFGAQEAIWEDFTADVQAAIGLIARTIARHEPVTVFCREHERSLAEEHCGKSNITYVVTELDDIWMRDIGANFVIDDKGVLGAVDFNFNGWGNKQQHSEDAQLAAQVADATDARYLRSELVGEGGGIEVDGHGTGIMTESSWINKNRNPDWSKAEVEEELKARLGLRKIIWLPGIKGKDITDAHVDFYARFVKPGVVIANLDNDPESYDYKVTRAHLDILKNATDADGRKLQVHTVSPPLNPRKSRFNRSNPDFAAGYINYFVINDAVIAPEFGDKVADAKAFDLLSGLYPDREVVQLNIDAISAGGGGIHCVTSHQPLV; the protein is encoded by the coding sequence ATGTCGACGCGTCGCGAGTTCATCAAGCAGGTTTCGGTCGTGGCGGGGATGGGGGCGGTCGCCTCCATCGGTTTCGGCTTGGCGCCTTTGTCCGCGCACGCAGCCACCCAAGTCGGTTGGCGCATGCCGGATGAGGGCGATCGCCACGAGCAAGCCTTCATTGCTTTTGGTGCGCAAGAGGCGATCTGGGAGGATTTCACCGCCGACGTGCAAGCGGCCATTGGCCTGATTGCGCGCACCATCGCCCGCCATGAACCGGTTACCGTTTTCTGTCGCGAGCACGAGCGGAGCCTGGCCGAAGAGCATTGCGGCAAGAGCAACATCACCTACGTCGTCACCGAGCTCGACGACATCTGGATGCGCGACATCGGCGCCAACTTCGTCATTGATGACAAGGGCGTACTTGGCGCCGTGGATTTCAACTTCAATGGCTGGGGCAACAAACAGCAGCACAGCGAAGATGCGCAACTGGCGGCACAGGTGGCCGACGCCACGGATGCGCGTTACCTGCGCAGCGAACTGGTAGGCGAGGGCGGCGGCATCGAAGTGGATGGTCACGGCACCGGGATCATGACCGAGAGCAGCTGGATCAATAAAAATCGCAACCCGGACTGGAGCAAGGCCGAGGTCGAGGAGGAACTGAAAGCCCGCTTGGGCCTGCGCAAAATCATCTGGCTGCCGGGCATCAAGGGCAAGGACATCACCGATGCCCATGTCGATTTCTACGCCCGTTTCGTCAAGCCCGGCGTGGTGATCGCCAACCTCGACAACGACCCCGAGTCATACGATTACAAAGTCACGCGGGCTCATCTGGACATTCTGAAAAATGCCACGGATGCCGATGGCCGCAAGCTGCAGGTCCATACCGTGTCGCCGCCGCTTAATCCACGAAAGAGCAGGTTCAACCGCAGCAACCCGGACTTTGCAGCGGGCTATATCAACTACTTCGTGATCAACGACGCGGTGATTGCGCCGGAGTTTGGTGACAAGGTGGCAGATGCCAAAGCCTTTGATCTGTTGTCCGGGCTCTATCCGGATCGAGAGGTGGTGCAACTGAACATCGACGCAATTTCCGCTGGGGGTGGCGGCATACATTGTGTGACCAGTCATCAGCCGTTGGTTTAG
- a CDS encoding extracellular solute-binding protein, protein MGIAHTLLLGTLGLALASSSLHAEEKTLRLYNWADYFAEDTLAKFTAETGIKVIYDVMDGSETLEAKMLAGGSGYDLIFPGDTVAERLMRAGSLLPLDRSKLTALNDIEPGLQKLRRQYETSSQATVPYTWGTIGLTYNDEQIKQRLPDAPVNSLDMLFKPELAGKFADCGISMIDSPDEVLAVVLNYLGREPRSAKPEDLAAASELLMKLRPHIRKFQSQPVTDLVNGNLCVSLGYSGDMTQAQRTSDSAGKSTRFEYRIPREGTTVWMDTMAIPVDAKHPEYAYEFINFVMRPQNMADISNFTGYPTSNAKARPSVDATMRNNPDIYLDEATYARLIPGKDIPQSDMRARMRTWTKFKTATAK, encoded by the coding sequence ATGGGCATTGCGCACACGTTGTTGCTCGGCACCTTGGGGTTGGCACTGGCCTCGTCGTCGCTGCACGCCGAAGAGAAAACCCTCAGGCTGTACAACTGGGCCGATTATTTCGCCGAGGACACGCTGGCGAAATTCACCGCTGAAACCGGGATCAAAGTGATCTATGACGTCATGGATGGCAGCGAAACGCTGGAAGCCAAGATGCTCGCCGGTGGCAGCGGTTATGACCTGATTTTCCCCGGCGACACGGTGGCCGAACGCTTGATGCGCGCCGGCAGCCTGCTGCCGCTGGACCGCAGCAAACTCACCGCGCTGAACGACATCGAGCCCGGTTTGCAGAAACTGCGCCGGCAGTATGAAACCTCGAGTCAGGCCACCGTGCCTTACACGTGGGGCACCATCGGCCTGACCTACAATGATGAGCAGATCAAACAGCGCTTGCCCGATGCTCCGGTCAACAGCCTCGATATGTTGTTCAAGCCGGAGCTGGCCGGCAAATTTGCCGACTGCGGTATTTCGATGATCGACTCACCGGATGAAGTGCTCGCCGTGGTGCTCAATTACCTCGGTCGGGAACCGCGCAGCGCCAAGCCCGAAGACCTCGCGGCGGCGAGTGAATTGCTGATGAAACTGCGGCCACACATTCGCAAGTTCCAGTCGCAGCCAGTGACCGATCTGGTGAACGGCAACCTGTGCGTGTCGCTCGGTTACAGCGGCGACATGACCCAGGCGCAACGGACGTCAGACAGCGCCGGCAAAAGCACCCGATTCGAGTACCGCATCCCCCGTGAAGGCACCACCGTGTGGATGGACACCATGGCGATTCCGGTCGATGCGAAACATCCGGAGTACGCTTATGAGTTCATCAACTTCGTCATGCGCCCGCAGAACATGGCCGACATCAGTAACTTCACCGGCTACCCGACCTCCAACGCCAAGGCGCGGCCGAGCGTCGATGCGACAATGCGCAACAACCCGGACATCTATCTTGATGAAGCCACTTATGCGCGGCTGATTCCAGGCAAGGACATCCCCCAATCCGATATGCGCGCGCGGATGCGCACCTGGACCAAGTTCAAGACGGCCACCGCAAAATGA
- the aguB gene encoding N-carbamoylputrescine amidase: MTLLTIATTQMPCTWDLPHNLDLAEQLVREAAAKGAQVILLQELFATPYFCIEQSHKHLALAEEYQYSRVLKRFAALAKELGVVLPLSWFEKAGNAYFNSLSVADADGRLLGVYRKTHIPNAIGYQEKEYFSPGDTGFRVWDTAFGRLGVGICWDQWFPETARCLALMGAEVLLFPTAIGSEPGCAELDSRDHWQMTMRGHAAANILPVVAANRVGREAATTDTTLQMGFYGSSFICNHKGKLLAEADRDSTGVLVHSLDLSAMREERLSWGIYRDRRPEMYGALLSQDGRHLHARWNTQGV, encoded by the coding sequence ATGACTCTATTGACGATTGCTACCACCCAAATGCCCTGCACCTGGGACTTGCCGCACAACCTCGACCTTGCCGAACAGTTGGTTCGCGAGGCCGCGGCGAAGGGCGCTCAGGTCATCCTGTTGCAGGAGCTGTTTGCCACGCCGTATTTCTGCATCGAGCAAAGCCACAAACACTTGGCACTGGCCGAGGAATATCAATACAGCCGTGTACTCAAACGCTTTGCCGCGTTGGCCAAGGAGTTGGGCGTGGTGTTGCCGCTGAGCTGGTTCGAGAAGGCCGGCAATGCCTATTTCAACTCTCTGAGCGTGGCCGATGCCGACGGGCGCTTGTTGGGCGTGTATCGCAAGACCCACATCCCCAACGCCATCGGTTATCAGGAGAAGGAATACTTCAGCCCCGGCGATACCGGTTTCCGGGTCTGGGACACGGCGTTCGGGCGCCTCGGCGTGGGGATCTGCTGGGATCAGTGGTTCCCGGAGACTGCGCGTTGCCTGGCGTTGATGGGCGCTGAAGTCTTGCTGTTTCCCACCGCCATCGGTTCTGAACCTGGCTGCGCCGAGCTGGATTCCCGTGACCATTGGCAGATGACCATGCGTGGCCATGCGGCCGCGAACATCCTGCCGGTGGTGGCCGCCAATCGCGTCGGCCGAGAAGCGGCGACCACCGATACGACCTTGCAAATGGGCTTCTATGGCTCGTCGTTCATCTGCAATCACAAGGGCAAACTGCTCGCCGAGGCCGACCGTGACAGCACCGGCGTGCTGGTGCACAGCCTGGACTTGAGCGCCATGCGCGAAGAGCGCCTGAGCTGGGGCATCTACCGCGACCGTCGCCCTGAGATGTACGGGGCGCTGTTGAGCCAGGACGGTCGTCACCTTCATGCACGCTGGAACACTCAAGGAGTTTGA
- a CDS encoding agmatine deiminase family protein, producing the protein MQQNELQNSGWLMPAEWVKHAATWMVWPHNQALWESGWRVTLAQVQKDFAGVANAIARFEPVKMVVDPSAVASAKALCGPNIELIELAVNDSWCRDSGPSFVCHPQQGLAGVSWRFNAWGGKSAHDLDEGLARRALNHLGLPCFGTPLSNEGGAIHVDGEGTLITTESVLLNPNRNPGMTKTEMEEIFTRLLGVKKTIWLPGDPDYVTGDMTDGHVDGVCAFARPGVLLVDATHDKQSVYAEVARENRRALELATDAQGRKFELIELYEATDAVDTEAEVFCASYTNFYIANDAIIMPAYGIDADHAAAEVLAQAFPGREVVPVRINHLAHGGGGVHCITQQQPAWPVKG; encoded by the coding sequence ATGCAGCAGAACGAACTTCAGAACAGCGGCTGGTTGATGCCGGCAGAATGGGTAAAGCACGCAGCGACCTGGATGGTCTGGCCACACAATCAGGCACTCTGGGAGTCGGGTTGGCGCGTCACCCTCGCACAAGTGCAAAAGGATTTCGCCGGGGTAGCCAACGCCATCGCTCGTTTCGAACCGGTGAAAATGGTCGTTGATCCGTCTGCTGTCGCGAGTGCCAAGGCGCTTTGTGGTCCGAACATCGAACTGATCGAGTTGGCGGTGAACGACAGTTGGTGCCGCGACTCCGGCCCAAGCTTCGTTTGCCACCCGCAACAAGGGCTGGCCGGTGTGAGCTGGCGTTTCAATGCGTGGGGCGGCAAGTCGGCGCACGATCTGGATGAAGGCCTGGCGCGCCGTGCACTCAATCACTTGGGCTTGCCGTGCTTCGGCACACCGCTGAGTAACGAAGGCGGGGCGATCCATGTCGACGGCGAGGGCACGCTGATCACCACCGAGTCGGTGTTGCTCAATCCCAATCGCAACCCCGGGATGACCAAGACTGAAATGGAGGAGATTTTCACGCGTCTGCTGGGCGTGAAGAAAACCATCTGGCTGCCGGGTGATCCGGACTACGTGACCGGCGACATGACTGACGGCCATGTCGATGGCGTCTGCGCATTCGCACGCCCCGGCGTGTTGCTGGTGGACGCGACACACGACAAACAGTCGGTGTATGCCGAAGTGGCTCGCGAAAACCGCCGCGCGCTGGAACTGGCCACCGATGCCCAAGGCCGGAAGTTCGAGCTGATCGAGCTCTATGAAGCCACCGATGCGGTGGACACTGAGGCGGAAGTGTTCTGTGCCTCGTACACCAATTTCTACATCGCCAACGACGCGATCATCATGCCGGCCTACGGCATCGATGCCGACCACGCAGCGGCCGAAGTGTTGGCTCAGGCGTTCCCTGGGCGTGAAGTGGTGCCGGTGCGGATCAACCATCTGGCCCATGGCGGCGGCGGGGTGCATTGCATCACCCAGCAACAGCCTGCCTGGCCAGTGAAGGGTTGA
- a CDS encoding LysR substrate-binding domain-containing protein — protein MLKHWPPLSTLRGFEAAARLGSFHKAADELHLTQSAISQQIRTLEAYLEQPLFFRSGRSVSLTDAGHDLLSTTQALLQQLSVGIRRLGQYQKPNQLVLNTTPTFARHWLLPRLGDFRRQHPEVDLWIFSTDEVPDMTTQTIDLAVRDDISSQAECSFKVLHADRLYPACHPDVLAVPIEQRTTLHGEREMDWSHWDVEAGIDVGQKDQGLNFSDPGLLLDAACAGLGIALVSQLLSRQARDNGLLQPLVEETIRGPNWALLTHRDSENNPLARSFIEWLLNNLT, from the coding sequence ATGCTCAAGCACTGGCCCCCGCTCAGCACCCTTCGCGGCTTTGAAGCAGCTGCCCGCTTGGGCAGTTTTCACAAGGCCGCCGACGAGCTGCACCTGACCCAATCGGCGATCAGCCAGCAGATTCGAACGCTTGAGGCGTACCTTGAGCAGCCGCTGTTTTTTCGCAGTGGACGCAGCGTCAGCCTGACCGATGCCGGCCACGATTTGCTCAGCACCACGCAGGCGTTGCTGCAGCAATTGTCGGTCGGCATTCGTCGTCTCGGGCAATACCAGAAACCCAATCAACTGGTGCTCAACACCACGCCGACGTTCGCTCGTCATTGGCTTCTGCCACGTCTGGGGGATTTTCGCCGGCAGCATCCGGAAGTCGATCTGTGGATTTTCAGCACCGATGAAGTCCCGGACATGACCACCCAGACCATCGACCTCGCGGTGCGCGATGACATCAGCTCCCAGGCCGAATGCAGCTTCAAGGTGCTGCACGCCGATCGCCTCTATCCGGCGTGTCATCCCGATGTATTGGCCGTGCCCATCGAACAGCGCACCACCCTGCACGGCGAGCGGGAAATGGACTGGAGCCATTGGGACGTCGAGGCCGGCATCGATGTGGGGCAGAAGGATCAGGGCTTGAATTTTTCCGACCCCGGGTTGCTGCTGGACGCGGCGTGTGCGGGGTTAGGGATTGCGCTGGTCAGCCAGCTGCTGAGTCGACAGGCGCGTGACAACGGACTGCTGCAACCGTTGGTGGAGGAAACCATTCGCGGGCCGAACTGGGCGTTGCTGACTCACCGTGACAGTGAGAACAATCCGTTGGCGCGAAGCTTCATCGAGTGGCTGCTGAACAACCTGACGTGA
- a CDS encoding LysR family transcriptional regulator produces MTVESYDQLAIFSAVAQERSFTRAAARLGMSQPALSRAMRQLEERLGVRLLSRTTRSVSPTEAGEHLLKVIAPRFEEIDIELALLSEFRDKPAGKLRITAGEHSAITVLQPVLAKLLPDNPDLNIEIIVDYGLTDIVAEGFDAGVRLGEQVAKDMIAMRIGPDMRMAVVGSPAYFARHSKPDIPSDLMQHNCITLRMPTYGGLFLWEFEKDGQELNVRVEGQMVFNNIAMRMEAALQGLGLAYMPEDLVQEHVAQGRLIRVLADWCEPFSGYHLYYPSRRQSSPAFALLREALRYLG; encoded by the coding sequence ATGACCGTTGAAAGCTACGACCAACTCGCGATCTTCTCGGCCGTGGCGCAGGAGCGCAGTTTCACCCGCGCCGCTGCCAGGCTGGGCATGTCACAGCCCGCATTGAGCCGGGCCATGCGCCAGCTGGAGGAACGACTGGGCGTCAGGTTACTGTCTCGCACCACGCGCAGCGTATCTCCCACGGAAGCGGGCGAACACCTGCTGAAAGTGATCGCCCCAAGGTTCGAAGAGATCGACATCGAGCTGGCATTGCTCAGCGAATTCCGCGACAAGCCAGCAGGCAAACTGCGTATTACGGCCGGTGAGCATTCCGCGATTACGGTCCTGCAACCGGTACTCGCGAAGCTGCTGCCCGACAATCCCGATCTCAATATCGAAATCATCGTCGACTACGGCCTGACTGACATTGTGGCGGAAGGCTTCGACGCTGGTGTTCGGCTGGGTGAGCAGGTCGCCAAAGACATGATCGCCATGCGCATCGGTCCCGACATGCGCATGGCGGTTGTCGGCTCCCCGGCGTATTTCGCCCGGCATTCAAAGCCAGACATCCCGAGCGACCTCATGCAACACAACTGCATAACCTTGCGCATGCCGACTTACGGCGGCCTCTTTCTCTGGGAGTTCGAGAAGGATGGGCAAGAACTGAACGTACGCGTCGAAGGCCAAATGGTGTTCAACAACATCGCCATGCGCATGGAGGCCGCCCTTCAGGGGCTGGGGCTGGCCTATATGCCCGAAGACCTGGTGCAGGAGCATGTTGCGCAAGGCCGGTTGATTCGCGTGCTCGCGGATTGGTGCGAGCCGTTCTCGGGGTACCACCTCTATTACCCGAGCCGACGCCAGAGCTCGCCCGCCTTCGCACTGCTGCGCGAAGCCCTGCGCTATTTGGGCTGA
- a CDS encoding (R)-mandelonitrile lyase produces MKNTLLGIAVCVAAPFASAAGAENAGESRSVQQISRAGSQSSTAGSADYFTGQVRVDPLFPVTNEINASSAYVTFEPGARSAWHTHPAGQRLVVVSGVGLTQEWGKPVQEILPGDVIVCPPGVKHWHGAAPSSAMTHLAVTGAVNGKSVDWLEKVTDDQYRAHEPVTPTSMSTENLASEVLSARQQAIPLIAAHMASSNMPGLNAALNQGLDAGLTVSEAKEILVQLYAYTGFPRSLNALGELMRVVEARKKNGIQDDPGREPGRVIPTGGELLSVGKANQTRIAGAPVQGPLFDFAPVINQYLQAHLFGDIFERDNLNWQSRELATVAALAVTPGVESQLRSHMAASLRVGLSVSQLRQLVRLLAAQGHADAAKRADAALNAAQANQPK; encoded by the coding sequence ATGAAAAACACTCTTTTGGGGATCGCGGTTTGCGTCGCAGCGCCCTTCGCCAGCGCTGCGGGTGCTGAAAATGCCGGTGAGTCCCGGTCCGTTCAGCAGATCAGTCGCGCAGGCTCCCAATCTTCCACAGCGGGATCGGCGGATTACTTTACCGGGCAAGTGCGCGTCGACCCCTTGTTCCCCGTCACGAATGAAATCAATGCGTCCAGCGCCTACGTGACCTTCGAGCCGGGTGCGCGTTCGGCCTGGCACACCCATCCCGCAGGCCAGCGATTGGTGGTGGTTTCCGGCGTGGGCTTGACCCAGGAGTGGGGCAAGCCTGTGCAGGAAATCCTCCCCGGCGACGTGATCGTCTGCCCGCCGGGCGTCAAGCATTGGCACGGCGCCGCACCGTCAAGTGCCATGACCCATCTGGCGGTGACCGGTGCTGTGAATGGCAAAAGTGTGGATTGGCTGGAGAAAGTCACCGACGATCAATACCGCGCCCACGAGCCCGTGACGCCGACATCAATGTCCACCGAAAATCTCGCTTCCGAGGTGCTGTCCGCGAGGCAACAAGCCATCCCGCTGATTGCTGCCCACATGGCCAGCAGCAACATGCCGGGGCTGAATGCTGCATTGAATCAGGGGCTGGACGCGGGCCTGACCGTCAGCGAGGCGAAGGAAATACTGGTGCAACTCTACGCTTACACCGGTTTTCCACGCAGTCTCAACGCACTTGGCGAGCTGATGAGGGTTGTGGAGGCGCGCAAGAAAAACGGCATCCAGGACGATCCGGGGCGCGAGCCCGGTCGTGTCATTCCCACCGGTGGTGAACTGCTGTCGGTGGGCAAGGCCAATCAGACCCGCATTGCCGGCGCGCCTGTTCAGGGCCCGCTGTTCGACTTCGCCCCTGTCATCAACCAGTACCTGCAGGCGCATTTGTTCGGCGATATTTTCGAGCGCGACAACCTTAACTGGCAAAGTCGTGAGTTGGCCACGGTCGCCGCGTTGGCCGTCACTCCCGGTGTGGAGTCACAGTTGCGTTCGCACATGGCCGCCAGCCTGCGGGTCGGCCTGAGCGTTTCGCAATTGCGTCAATTGGTCCGGCTGCTGGCGGCGCAAGGTCATGCCGATGCGGCCAAGCGTGCCGACGCGGCGCTGAATGCTGCCCAGGCAAATCAGCCCAAATAG
- a CDS encoding alpha/beta hydrolase, with protein MTRTTIKATFLAAMIGMSGAEVEAGDYKQNPFTLTYGGALTKNEPGKVNIHPVTYKLNGLDIAANVYTPANYDSAKKYPVVVVAHPNGGVKEQVAGLYAQRLADQGYITITADAAYQGGSGGQPRNVDKPTNRVEDIHGMADFIAGYPGADDSRLGLLGICGGGGYSLKAAQTDKRFQSIATVSMFNSGLVRRNGYRDSQLSTVQERLRQASAARAQEAAGGEILYTGDAKLTNEQIAKLPFDLYRQGFEYYGKTHAHPNSTFRYTLSSLLDLMSFDATDQIELIDKPLLMIAGSKADSLYMSEQAFAKATGTQDKKLFTIDGATHIETYWVPEYVDVAIAQLNAFYARTL; from the coding sequence ATGACGCGAACCACGATAAAGGCCACATTCCTGGCCGCCATGATCGGGATGTCCGGAGCCGAAGTCGAGGCAGGGGACTACAAGCAGAACCCATTCACATTGACCTACGGTGGCGCGCTGACGAAGAACGAGCCCGGAAAGGTCAACATCCATCCGGTCACCTACAAACTCAATGGCCTGGACATTGCCGCCAACGTTTACACCCCCGCGAACTATGACTCGGCGAAGAAGTACCCGGTTGTTGTCGTGGCGCATCCCAATGGCGGGGTGAAGGAGCAGGTTGCAGGCCTGTATGCCCAGCGCCTGGCAGATCAGGGCTATATCACGATCACTGCGGATGCGGCGTATCAGGGAGGCAGTGGCGGTCAGCCGCGCAACGTCGACAAACCAACGAACCGCGTCGAAGACATCCATGGCATGGCGGACTTTATCGCCGGCTATCCGGGCGCCGACGACTCGCGTTTGGGCTTGCTCGGTATCTGCGGCGGTGGCGGCTATTCATTGAAGGCGGCGCAAACCGACAAGCGCTTCCAGTCCATCGCAACGGTGAGCATGTTCAATTCCGGACTGGTACGGCGCAATGGCTACAGGGATTCGCAGCTGTCCACCGTTCAGGAGCGTTTACGGCAGGCTTCGGCTGCCCGTGCCCAGGAGGCGGCAGGCGGAGAAATTCTCTACACCGGCGATGCCAAACTCACCAACGAGCAGATCGCCAAGCTGCCATTTGATTTGTATCGGCAGGGTTTTGAGTACTACGGCAAGACTCATGCTCACCCCAACTCGACCTTCAGATACACCCTGAGCAGCCTGCTGGACCTGATGAGCTTCGATGCGACGGATCAGATCGAACTGATCGACAAGCCGTTGCTGATGATCGCGGGCAGCAAGGCGGACAGCCTGTATATGTCGGAGCAAGCCTTTGCCAAGGCCACCGGTACACAGGACAAGAAGCTGTTCACCATCGATGGCGCAACTCATATCGAAACCTATTGGGTGCCTGAGTATGTGGACGTCGCCATTGCGCAGTTGAACGCGTTTTACGCCAGAACGCTCTGA
- a CDS encoding alpha/beta hydrolase, whose protein sequence is MTHPVILYRVSALAKAGTLCFALCTSAVAEADERSPLVIQEQGSVIAGGRVETQPGIFDPYKPALSDGQSYHGDHVYAFYQVPVDARPLPIVMWHGAGQSAKSWETTADGREGFQNIFLRRGFSTWLIDQPRRGDAGRSLVETTIKPVADEQMWFNQFRIGLWPDTFEGSQFPRGPQALEQFFRSMTPNTGPYDIEVVSDGVSALLEKTGPAILFTHSQGGGPGWLTAIKSRHVRAIVAFEPGSSFVFPEGEGPAPIPSAFDTVSAQIVSKEQFEALTRIPILIFYGDNIPDKPVRLPAQDSWRARLEMARLWRDAVNRHGGDVKLIHLPEIGIKGNSHFPFSDLNNIEIADLVSTFLAEKNLD, encoded by the coding sequence ATGACCCATCCCGTTATTCTCTATCGTGTTTCAGCCCTGGCAAAGGCAGGCACCCTGTGTTTTGCCCTGTGCACCTCTGCGGTCGCCGAAGCGGACGAGCGCAGTCCGCTGGTCATCCAGGAGCAGGGCAGCGTGATTGCCGGCGGGAGGGTTGAGACTCAGCCGGGCATCTTTGACCCGTACAAGCCTGCCCTGTCTGATGGCCAAAGCTACCATGGCGACCATGTGTATGCGTTCTACCAGGTCCCGGTTGACGCTCGCCCGTTGCCGATTGTCATGTGGCATGGCGCGGGGCAGTCTGCGAAATCCTGGGAAACGACGGCTGACGGACGCGAAGGGTTTCAGAACATCTTCCTGCGTCGCGGCTTCTCCACCTGGTTGATCGACCAGCCGCGCCGTGGCGATGCCGGACGCAGTCTGGTTGAAACGACGATCAAACCGGTGGCGGACGAGCAGATGTGGTTCAACCAGTTCCGCATTGGCCTGTGGCCCGACACTTTCGAGGGCAGCCAATTCCCTCGGGGGCCGCAGGCGCTGGAGCAGTTCTTCCGCTCGATGACACCCAACACCGGCCCTTATGACATTGAGGTCGTATCCGATGGCGTATCCGCGCTGCTGGAAAAGACGGGGCCGGCCATTCTGTTTACCCACTCGCAAGGTGGCGGACCCGGCTGGCTGACGGCGATCAAGAGCCGCCATGTGCGGGCTATCGTCGCATTTGAACCGGGCAGCAGCTTCGTGTTTCCCGAGGGGGAAGGCCCCGCGCCGATCCCCAGCGCATTCGACACAGTCTCGGCACAGATCGTCTCGAAGGAACAGTTCGAAGCGCTGACCCGTATCCCCATCCTCATCTTCTACGGCGACAACATCCCCGACAAACCGGTTCGTTTGCCTGCTCAGGACAGCTGGCGTGCCCGTCTGGAGATGGCGCGCCTGTGGCGTGATGCGGTGAATCGCCATGGCGGTGACGTAAAGCTCATTCATTTGCCGGAGATCGGGATCAAGGGCAATAGCCACTTCCCGTTTTCTGACTTGAACAACATCGAGATCGCGGACCTGGTTTCGACCTTCCTCGCAGAAAAAAATCTTGATTGA
- a CDS encoding RidA family protein → MANQDITFTPDPDADSISSDVAGFNGILVSTQIPTRADGSLELGDITLQSECTLQALKVALERAGSSMDRVMHLTIYLTDMADRAAFNEVYKRFFAKPWPVRAAVGVASLAVEGMRVEVTAMAAKG, encoded by the coding sequence ATGGCGAACCAAGACATCACCTTCACCCCTGATCCCGACGCGGATTCCATCTCCTCCGACGTGGCCGGCTTCAACGGCATCCTGGTCTCCACGCAGATCCCGACCCGCGCCGACGGCAGCCTGGAACTGGGCGACATCACCCTGCAGAGCGAGTGCACGTTGCAGGCATTGAAGGTTGCGCTGGAGCGCGCCGGCAGTTCCATGGACCGCGTCATGCACCTGACCATCTACCTCACCGACATGGCCGACCGCGCCGCGTTCAACGAGGTGTACAAGCGCTTCTTCGCCAAGCCGTGGCCGGTGCGTGCAGCAGTGGGCGTGGCCTCGCTGGCAGTTGAAGGCATGCGTGTGGAAGTGACCGCGATGGCGGCCAAGGGCTGA
- a CDS encoding bifunctional helix-turn-helix transcriptional regulator/GNAT family N-acetyltransferase — MTTHPALVEEIRSASRTMVRELGFMRATLAATDYSPSAVHALLEIEAHLALTAAQLVQLLDLDKSSVSRMVAKLIKAGELVESADSDGRVKRLQLTKQGRRTVTAIHAYGRTQVQTALEHLNPSQQQAVAQGLAAYAHALNAHRTGEGKAPGNPVEICVGYRPGVVGRVTEMHAAFYARHSGFGQFFESKVASGIAEFVGRLDQPCNNLWVATVNDRIVGSIAIDGQDLGNNQAHLRWFILDDGCRGGGVGRQLLREAVEFCDRFGFEAIELATFKGLDAARRLYEAAGFELTHEQQGSQWGSVVTEQQFTRRRGGASHPVKL; from the coding sequence GTGACCACTCATCCCGCTCTGGTTGAAGAAATCCGCTCTGCGTCGCGCACGATGGTGCGTGAGTTGGGCTTCATGCGCGCCACGCTGGCGGCGACCGACTACTCACCTTCTGCCGTACACGCGCTGCTGGAGATCGAGGCACACCTGGCGCTGACCGCCGCTCAACTCGTGCAATTGCTCGATCTGGACAAGTCCAGTGTCAGCCGCATGGTGGCCAAGCTCATCAAGGCCGGCGAGCTGGTGGAGAGCGCCGACAGCGATGGTCGCGTCAAGCGCCTGCAATTGACGAAGCAGGGCCGGCGCACAGTGACTGCGATCCATGCTTATGGGCGAACGCAGGTCCAAACGGCGCTGGAACACTTGAATCCATCACAACAACAAGCGGTCGCCCAAGGGCTGGCGGCGTATGCCCACGCCCTGAATGCACACCGTACCGGCGAAGGAAAAGCGCCGGGCAACCCGGTCGAGATCTGCGTCGGTTACCGTCCCGGTGTCGTTGGGCGTGTGACTGAAATGCATGCTGCCTTTTACGCGAGGCACTCAGGGTTCGGGCAGTTTTTCGAGAGCAAGGTCGCCAGTGGCATCGCTGAGTTCGTGGGGCGTCTGGACCAGCCCTGCAACAACCTCTGGGTGGCGACAGTGAATGATCGCATCGTCGGCTCGATTGCCATCGACGGGCAGGATCTGGGCAATAACCAGGCCCACCTGCGCTGGTTCATCCTTGACGACGGTTGCCGTGGTGGCGGGGTGGGGCGCCAGTTGCTGCGCGAGGCGGTGGAGTTCTGCGACCGGTTCGGCTTCGAGGCGATCGAGCTGGCAACGTTCAAGGGCCTGGACGCCGCGCGTCGACTTTATGAAGCCGCAGGTTTTGAGCTGACCCACGAACAGCAAGGCAGTCAGTGGGGCAGCGTGGTGACTGAGCAGCAATTCACCCGCCGCAGGGGAGGCGCAAGTCACCCGGTGAAGCTGTAA